The genome window GGCCCAGCCACCCCCCGCACCCGGTTTTCCGCCCTGTTGCTGTTGGCCGTCTGCTTGCTTGCCGGCTCCGGCTGCAAGACCGCGCCTGTGCAGGAAATGAGCGAGGCCCGTCAGGCAATTGATGCGGCGCGTGCGGCAGGTGCCGAACGATTCGCAAACCCGGAACTGGAACAGGCACTTTCGTCACTCAAGGCAGCCGAGAAGATGCTCAATGATCGACGGTTTCGTGACGCCAGGCGCAGCGCGCGGCAGGCACGTGATGAGGCCATCAAGGCGCGCCAGTCAGCACAGGATGCCAGTGATCAATAAAAATCTCCGGCAGGGGAATTTTTGCTGATTTGATGCGTCCTTTCGGATTAATGCGGGGTATAGTATGGCCCGTCTGGATTACTTGACACCCGGATGATGCGGGTGGTAGCTTCACAAAAATACAGAAATACGAAAAAAGTGCCACGGATCAACCACTAGCGGAGTAACTTTCATGAAAAGAATTCTTAACGGCAAAGCACTTGTTCCTGTCGTTCTTGCCCTCGGCCTGGTCGCAGGTTGCGCCACCACCCCAAAGGAAGAACCCGCAGCGAAAGGACCAAGTGAAGTCTCACAGGCGATTGACAGCGCCAAGTCAGCCATTGCTTCCGCCAAGTCCGTGAACTGGATCTGGCGCGATACAGAAAAATTCCTCAAGCAGGCTGAAGCCGCTGCAGCCAAGGGTGACGACGCGACGGCTATCAAGCTGGCCAACAAGGCCCGCAGCCAGGCCGAACTGGCTGTTGACCAGTACTATCTTGAAACGGCCAAGGTGCTGTACGCCGAGGCAGGTAATGCCAGCGGTCTCACCGCAGAGCAGAAGAGCACGCTGAATGCGGCAGGCATCGCTATTGGCAACGCCGAGGGACGCAAGGCGTATGACCTTCTCAATCCACTGGTGACCGAGCTGCGTGCGGCATCGATCAAGGTTGAAGTGGTTCGTGGAGACAGCCTGTGGTCAATCTCCGGCAAGTCTGACGTTTACAACAATCCTTACCAGTGGCCGCTGATCTACAAGGCCAACCGTGACCAGATCAAGGATGCAGACCTGATTTACCCCGGTCAGACACTGACGGTCGATCGTAACCCGACGG of Thiogranum longum contains these proteins:
- a CDS encoding DUF4398 domain-containing protein; this encodes MSEARQAIDAARAAGAERFANPELEQALSSLKAAEKMLNDRRFRDARRSARQARDEAIKARQSAQDASDQ
- a CDS encoding LysM peptidoglycan-binding domain-containing protein, with product MKRILNGKALVPVVLALGLVAGCATTPKEEPAAKGPSEVSQAIDSAKSAIASAKSVNWIWRDTEKFLKQAEAAAAKGDDATAIKLANKARSQAELAVDQYYLETAKVLYAEAGNASGLTAEQKSTLNAAGIAIGNAEGRKAYDLLNPLVTELRAASIKVEVVRGDSLWSISGKSDVYNNPYQWPLIYKANRDQIKDADLIYPGQTLTVDRNPTAAEVDAAVDHARNRGAWSIGVVEESDRNYLGGSLELK